One window from the genome of Paramisgurnus dabryanus chromosome 22, PD_genome_1.1, whole genome shotgun sequence encodes:
- the LOC135740182 gene encoding uncharacterized protein, whose translation MSRPRSRSPLYSRIPTLHGRRADPFFDNQIRSIVPSDAWRNNVNVNKAENSAQWNNDSNQGEQHSVDHWAKFIDAIEHAQKREPLPMSTFHMQGDEERPPCSPRRLPRERLPSPDHPRFDMEKHYRTSGSPGWNRSDDQGRHEQILQQNQREVGDRSYTRHSEARGYDRTEYEFHNEEHGNQYHERGSFSERSSKSDFREHRLSSERFAHVGQQNEYGEDQRGFSPRIAPVIVEHDHGISKHPPRERDPPRMSGRPRSRDPPRNRDPPRNRDPPRSRDPHRSGEAQRNREPQRDRRDQGHHAHTLQNRHDRVNTSPNNNFREEPRKHYSYGGENQVRDRSRHMDRSRVESHSRDLDARREREAVDINDIDLRTDRGRRERSYEWEHEGFREDNGRVREEEEVVPQRNQRTQYQRNPNTKAGPVSKMDFGEQETLKIKVDMSRPVRNSSYLGYSSDRQLSLDLVNVGRQRLDFLPMLEHSGTFKESAVHSGTFAQEIITLVHQVKENYFKGQGITLNERFADEQFYSFLDEFNEDEEEEETERFETTRNRPQAMPSSATQIFCKIGAEPPQKGQLVPDPSDLRYDLERRRQERLEGVKITIAGSSFTQMAPESQGYERDYASENLDQIDGDFEWSEQPSENPRQWNVPRQRAPAAKRQNFNQRGNSNRNNRARGRRT comes from the exons ATGTCACGTCCGCGATCGAGATCTCCATTATATTCAAG AATACCAACGCTTCATGGTAGAAGAGCAGATCCATTCTTTGATAACCAGATACGTTCAATAGTACCATCTGATGCATGGAGAAACAATGTAAATGTCAACAAAGCTGAAAATAGCGCACAGTGGAACAATGATTCAAATCAGGGAGAACAGCACTCTGTTGATCACTGGGCCAAATTTATTGATGCCATAGAGCATGCACAAAAAAGAGAGCCTTTGCCTATGTCCACATTTCACATGCAGGGTGATGAAGAAAGGCCACCCTGTTCTCCAAGGAGGCTGCCCAGGGAAAGGCTACCTTCCCCAGATCATCCTCGTTTTGATATGGAGAAGCATTACAGGACATCAGGATCACCAGGCTGGAACAGGAGTGATGACCAGGGCAGGCATGAGCAGATTTTACAGCAGAACCAAAGAGAAGTAGGAGACCGGTCTTACACAAGACATTCGGAAGCAAGAGGATACGACAGGACGGAGTATGAATTTCATAATGAAGAACATGGAAACCAGTATCACGAAAGAGGCTCATTTTCAGAGAG GTCATCAAAGTCAGATTTTAGGGAGCATCGCCTATCTTCTGAGAGATTTGCGCACGTGGGTCAGCAGAATGAATATGGTGAAGATCAAAGGGGCTTCAGCCCACGTATCGCACCTGTTATTGTGGAGCATGATCATGGAATTTCAAAACATCCACCAAGAGAACGAGATCCTCCAAGAATGAGTGGCCGTCCAAGGAGCAGGGATCCACCAAGGAACAGAGATCCACCAAGGAACAGAGATCCACCAAGGAGCAGAGATCCACATAGGAGCGGTGAGGCCCAACGGAACCGGGAACCTCAACGAGATAGGAGAGATCAAGGTCATCATGCACATACCTTACAAAATCGACACGACAGAGTAAACACGTCACCAAACAATAACTTCCGAGAAGAACCAAGAAAGCACTACTCGTATGGAGGAGAAAATCAGGTGAGAGACAGATCAAGACACATGGATCGTTCAAGAGTGGAGTCACATTCGAGAGATTTGGATGCACGACGGGAAAGGGAGGCGGTCGATATAAACGATATTGATTTGCGAACAGACCGGGGTCGCAGAGAAAGGAGTTACGAATGGGAACATGAGGGATTTCGAGAAGATAATGGAAGAGTGAGGGAAGAAGAGGAAGTTGTTCCTCAAAGAAATCAAAGGACTCAGTATCAAAGGAATCCAAACACTAAGGCTGGACCTGTCTCTAAAATGGATTTTGGCGAACAGGAGACCCTCAAGATCAAAGTGGACATGAGTCGACCCGTCAGGAATAGCAG CTATTTAGGATATTCTTCAGATAGGCAGTTATCACTGGACTTGGTCAATGTCGGTCGACAACGTCTGGACTTTCTGCCTATGCTGGAGCATTCGGGGACCTTTAAGGAATcagcagtgcattctgggacaTTTGCACAAGAGATCATCACACTTGTGCATCAGGTCAAAG AAAATTACTTTAAGGGTCAAGGCATTACACTTAATGAGCGGTTTGCAGATGAACAGTTTTATTCATTTCTGGATGAGTTTAATGAagatgaggaggaagaagaaaCTGAAAGATTTGAAACAACCAGAAATAG GCCACAGGCAATGCCTTCATCAGCAACACAGATCTTCTGTAAGATAGGCGCCGAGCCG CCTCAGAAAGGACAGCTTGTCCCTGACCCTAGTGATCTCAGATATGACCTGGAGCGAAGAAGACAAGAGCGACTTGAGGGCGTAAAGATCACAATCGCTGGGAGCAGTTTTACTCAAATGGCTCCTGAGAG TCAAGGATATGAGCGTGACTATGCGAGCGAGAATCTTGACCAGATAGATGGAGACTTCGAATGGTCCGAACAGCCATCTGAAAACCCGAGGCAGTGG AATGTTCCTCGGCAAAGAGCACCAGCAGCCAAAAGACAGAACTTCAATCAGAGGGGCAATTCAAATCGAAACAACAGAGCGCGTGGACGGAGGACTTAA
- the map7d2b gene encoding MAP7 domain-containing protein 2 isoform X3, with protein sequence MAAIVENQTDGCSKKERSRLAKERREDKDKSQAAREQTLWEKQRRAQEQYLRSVEDRSRRLEEQRQKEMIRRSAVEEKRRQRVEEEKERLEALMRRSMERNLQADQRPKRWTWCGPPGVCEVEDFMIQPESPDSLSRNFSSATLTERASSSPHRSPYRASPNRGERKKVSASFCGPLDDSKGTSTTLKTPQNEKPEKCTIQSFVDYPMKKLESPTTPTRSSSASKNPGTPKRSRSSKSRIQSPASPGQYPPSPMKHRATTPCKETKTLEGEEKGSLETKGTSTLERKTSRTERIPKSTSKELGYNAESPVTPTGKAGTTDAEEASRLLAERRRLAREQREQEEKHRLEEERLRAEELQRQQEEEIRRQERAAREAEEKRQRQEIERCQREQDERQQKEQRWKDLQDDLERQREEAVQRVHREAERKRQERELLKIQEDEERLQRKKRIDEIMKRTRKQDGESKKEEPSADTPHISVSPSPSPLETGGGPSKATSESPVICLEPLEAKGNGADDLSDGVQSMDVSPVSRDELLSVAEYSPVSEMALGDILVLAGQVSHPKGSAAPSFGDCNKNLIQDCSSAAIDSSLFQSLIPTSDKLNI encoded by the exons ATGGCTGTTCAAAAAAGGAGCGAAGTCGATTAGCCAAAGAAAGGAGAGAGGATAAAGACAAGAGCCAAG CTGCACGTGAACAAACTCTTTGGGAGAAGCAACGGCGTGCGCAGGAGCAGTATCTGCGTTCGGTGGAGGATCGAAGTAGGCGTCTAGAGGAGCAGCGGCAGAAGGAGATGATCCGTCGCTCAGCAGTGGAGGAGAAAAGGAGGCAGCGCGTTGAGGAGGAAAAG GAGCGACTGGAGGCCCTGATGCGACGCTCCATGGAACGCAACCTGCAGGCGGACCAGAGGCCCAAACGCTGGACCTGGTGCGGACCTCCCGGAGTCTGCGAGG TTGAAGATTTTATGATTCAGCCCGAGTCTCCAGACTCCCTGAGCAGAAATTTCTCCTCTGCTACTTTGACAGAAAGAG CCTCCTCCAGCCCTCATAGGTCTCCATACAGAGCTTCTCCCAATAGAGGCGAACGGAAGAAGGTTAGTGCGTCGTTCTGTGGACCGCTTGACGATTCCAAAGGAACATCCACGACTCTTAAAACCCCTCAG AATGAGAAGCCAGAAAAGTGCACCATTCAAAGCTTTGTTGACTACCCAATGAAAAAACTTGAGTCTCCAACAACACCCACCCGCAGTTCCTCTGCAAGCAAGAACCCCGGCACACCCAAAAG ATCAAGGTCGTCCAAGAGTCGTATCCAGTCCCCAGCCTCCCCGGGGCAATACCCTCCATCTCCAATGAAGCATAGAGCCACCACTCCATGCAAAGAGACCAAGACTTTGGAAGGAGAGGAGAAAGGGTCTCTGGAAACCAAAGGCACCAGCACTTTAGAGAGAAAGACATCCAGAACAGAGAGAATCCCGAAGTCTACAAGCAAAGAGCTGGGATATAATGCAG AGTCACCAGTGACTCCCACTGGTAAAGCAGGTACCACTGATGCTGAGGAGGCCTCCAGGCTGCTGGCTGAAAGACGACGTCTGGCCAGAGAACAGAGGGAGCAAGAGGAAAAGCATCGGCTGGAAGAGGAAAG ACTCAGAGCGGAGGAGCTCCAGAGGCAGCAGGAGGAGGAGATACGGCGGCAGGAGCGGGCGGCTCGAGAGGCTGAGGAGAAAAGACAAAGGCAGGAGATAGAGCGCTGCCAGAGAGAGCAGGATGAAAGGCAACAAAAGGAGCAACGTTGGAAGGATCTCCAGGATGACCTAGAGAGACAG AGAGAGGAGGCAGTGCAGAGGGTTCACAGGGAGGCTGAACGGAAGAGACAGGAGAGAGAGCTGCTGAAAATTCAGGAGGATGAGGAGAGGCTACAGAGGAAGAAG CGTATTGATGAGATAATGAAACGAACAAGGAAACAAGACGGAGAATCAAAG AAAGAGGAGCCTTCAGCAGACACACCTCATATTTCTGTCTCTCCGTCTCCGTCTCCCTTGGAAACTGGAG GTGGTCCATCAAAGGCAACATCTGAATCTCCAGTCATATGCCTTGAGCCTTTGGAGGCAAAGGGTAATGGGGCAGATGATCTATCTGATGGAGTTCAATCTATGGATGTCAG TCCAGTCTCCAGAGATGAGCTCCTCTCCGTTGCAGAATATTCTCCAGTCAGTGAGATGGCTTTGGGTGATATCCTTGTTTTGGCCGGGCAGGTCTCACATCCCAAAGGCTCTGCTGCTCCATCATTTGGTGACTGCAACAAAAACCTGATCCAGGACTGCAGCAGCGCTGCTATTGACTCATCACTTTTTCAGAGTCTTATACCGACTTCAGACAAGCTCAACATTTAG
- the map7d2b gene encoding MAP7 domain-containing protein 2 isoform X2 — MAAIVENQTDGCSKKERSRLAKERREDKDKSQAAREQTLWEKQRRAQEQYLRSVEDRSRRLEEQRQKEMIRRSAVEEKRRQRVEEEKERLEALMRRSMERNLQADQRPKRWTWCGPPGVCEGDPKIAPPSPPASASLANDPAAHPPASKSKNVEDFMIQPESPDSLSRNFSSATLTERASSSPHRSPYRASPNRGERKKNEKPEKCTIQSFVDYPMKKLESPTTPTRSSSASKNPGTPKRSRSSKSRIQSPASPGQYPPSPMKHRATTPCKETKTLEGEEKGSLETKGTSTLERKTSRTERIPKSTSKELGYNAESPVTPTGKAGTTDAEEASRLLAERRRLAREQREQEEKHRLEEERLRAEELQRQQEEEIRRQERAAREAEEKRQRQEIERCQREQDERQQKEQRWKDLQDDLERQREEAVQRVHREAERKRQERELLKIQEDEERLQRKKRIDEIMKRTRKQDGESKKEEPSADTPHISVSPSPSPLETGGGPSKATSESPVICLEPLEAKGNGADDLSDGVQSMDVSPVSRDELLSVAEYSPVSEMALGDILVLAGQVSHPKGSAAPSFGDCNKNLIQDCSSAAIDSSLFQSLIPTSDKLNI, encoded by the exons ATGGCTGTTCAAAAAAGGAGCGAAGTCGATTAGCCAAAGAAAGGAGAGAGGATAAAGACAAGAGCCAAG CTGCACGTGAACAAACTCTTTGGGAGAAGCAACGGCGTGCGCAGGAGCAGTATCTGCGTTCGGTGGAGGATCGAAGTAGGCGTCTAGAGGAGCAGCGGCAGAAGGAGATGATCCGTCGCTCAGCAGTGGAGGAGAAAAGGAGGCAGCGCGTTGAGGAGGAAAAG GAGCGACTGGAGGCCCTGATGCGACGCTCCATGGAACGCAACCTGCAGGCGGACCAGAGGCCCAAACGCTGGACCTGGTGCGGACCTCCCGGAGTCTGCGAGG GTGATCCTAAGATAGCCCCGCCCTCTCCTCCTGCTTCTGCCTCCTTAGCCAATGACCCTGCAGCTCACCCTCCTGCCAGCAAATCTAAGAACG TTGAAGATTTTATGATTCAGCCCGAGTCTCCAGACTCCCTGAGCAGAAATTTCTCCTCTGCTACTTTGACAGAAAGAG CCTCCTCCAGCCCTCATAGGTCTCCATACAGAGCTTCTCCCAATAGAGGCGAACGGAAGAAG AATGAGAAGCCAGAAAAGTGCACCATTCAAAGCTTTGTTGACTACCCAATGAAAAAACTTGAGTCTCCAACAACACCCACCCGCAGTTCCTCTGCAAGCAAGAACCCCGGCACACCCAAAAG ATCAAGGTCGTCCAAGAGTCGTATCCAGTCCCCAGCCTCCCCGGGGCAATACCCTCCATCTCCAATGAAGCATAGAGCCACCACTCCATGCAAAGAGACCAAGACTTTGGAAGGAGAGGAGAAAGGGTCTCTGGAAACCAAAGGCACCAGCACTTTAGAGAGAAAGACATCCAGAACAGAGAGAATCCCGAAGTCTACAAGCAAAGAGCTGGGATATAATGCAG AGTCACCAGTGACTCCCACTGGTAAAGCAGGTACCACTGATGCTGAGGAGGCCTCCAGGCTGCTGGCTGAAAGACGACGTCTGGCCAGAGAACAGAGGGAGCAAGAGGAAAAGCATCGGCTGGAAGAGGAAAG ACTCAGAGCGGAGGAGCTCCAGAGGCAGCAGGAGGAGGAGATACGGCGGCAGGAGCGGGCGGCTCGAGAGGCTGAGGAGAAAAGACAAAGGCAGGAGATAGAGCGCTGCCAGAGAGAGCAGGATGAAAGGCAACAAAAGGAGCAACGTTGGAAGGATCTCCAGGATGACCTAGAGAGACAG AGAGAGGAGGCAGTGCAGAGGGTTCACAGGGAGGCTGAACGGAAGAGACAGGAGAGAGAGCTGCTGAAAATTCAGGAGGATGAGGAGAGGCTACAGAGGAAGAAG CGTATTGATGAGATAATGAAACGAACAAGGAAACAAGACGGAGAATCAAAG AAAGAGGAGCCTTCAGCAGACACACCTCATATTTCTGTCTCTCCGTCTCCGTCTCCCTTGGAAACTGGAG GTGGTCCATCAAAGGCAACATCTGAATCTCCAGTCATATGCCTTGAGCCTTTGGAGGCAAAGGGTAATGGGGCAGATGATCTATCTGATGGAGTTCAATCTATGGATGTCAG TCCAGTCTCCAGAGATGAGCTCCTCTCCGTTGCAGAATATTCTCCAGTCAGTGAGATGGCTTTGGGTGATATCCTTGTTTTGGCCGGGCAGGTCTCACATCCCAAAGGCTCTGCTGCTCCATCATTTGGTGACTGCAACAAAAACCTGATCCAGGACTGCAGCAGCGCTGCTATTGACTCATCACTTTTTCAGAGTCTTATACCGACTTCAGACAAGCTCAACATTTAG
- the map7d2b gene encoding MAP7 domain-containing protein 2 isoform X1 codes for MAAIVENQTDGCSKKERSRLAKERREDKDKSQAAREQTLWEKQRRAQEQYLRSVEDRSRRLEEQRQKEMIRRSAVEEKRRQRVEEEKERLEALMRRSMERNLQADQRPKRWTWCGPPGVCEGDPKIAPPSPPASASLANDPAAHPPASKSKNVEDFMIQPESPDSLSRNFSSATLTERASSSPHRSPYRASPNRGERKKVSASFCGPLDDSKGTSTTLKTPQNEKPEKCTIQSFVDYPMKKLESPTTPTRSSSASKNPGTPKRSRSSKSRIQSPASPGQYPPSPMKHRATTPCKETKTLEGEEKGSLETKGTSTLERKTSRTERIPKSTSKELGYNAESPVTPTGKAGTTDAEEASRLLAERRRLAREQREQEEKHRLEEERLRAEELQRQQEEEIRRQERAAREAEEKRQRQEIERCQREQDERQQKEQRWKDLQDDLERQREEAVQRVHREAERKRQERELLKIQEDEERLQRKKRIDEIMKRTRKQDGESKKEEPSADTPHISVSPSPSPLETGGGPSKATSESPVICLEPLEAKGNGADDLSDGVQSMDVSPVSRDELLSVAEYSPVSEMALGDILVLAGQVSHPKGSAAPSFGDCNKNLIQDCSSAAIDSSLFQSLIPTSDKLNI; via the exons ATGGCTGTTCAAAAAAGGAGCGAAGTCGATTAGCCAAAGAAAGGAGAGAGGATAAAGACAAGAGCCAAG CTGCACGTGAACAAACTCTTTGGGAGAAGCAACGGCGTGCGCAGGAGCAGTATCTGCGTTCGGTGGAGGATCGAAGTAGGCGTCTAGAGGAGCAGCGGCAGAAGGAGATGATCCGTCGCTCAGCAGTGGAGGAGAAAAGGAGGCAGCGCGTTGAGGAGGAAAAG GAGCGACTGGAGGCCCTGATGCGACGCTCCATGGAACGCAACCTGCAGGCGGACCAGAGGCCCAAACGCTGGACCTGGTGCGGACCTCCCGGAGTCTGCGAGG GTGATCCTAAGATAGCCCCGCCCTCTCCTCCTGCTTCTGCCTCCTTAGCCAATGACCCTGCAGCTCACCCTCCTGCCAGCAAATCTAAGAACG TTGAAGATTTTATGATTCAGCCCGAGTCTCCAGACTCCCTGAGCAGAAATTTCTCCTCTGCTACTTTGACAGAAAGAG CCTCCTCCAGCCCTCATAGGTCTCCATACAGAGCTTCTCCCAATAGAGGCGAACGGAAGAAGGTTAGTGCGTCGTTCTGTGGACCGCTTGACGATTCCAAAGGAACATCCACGACTCTTAAAACCCCTCAG AATGAGAAGCCAGAAAAGTGCACCATTCAAAGCTTTGTTGACTACCCAATGAAAAAACTTGAGTCTCCAACAACACCCACCCGCAGTTCCTCTGCAAGCAAGAACCCCGGCACACCCAAAAG ATCAAGGTCGTCCAAGAGTCGTATCCAGTCCCCAGCCTCCCCGGGGCAATACCCTCCATCTCCAATGAAGCATAGAGCCACCACTCCATGCAAAGAGACCAAGACTTTGGAAGGAGAGGAGAAAGGGTCTCTGGAAACCAAAGGCACCAGCACTTTAGAGAGAAAGACATCCAGAACAGAGAGAATCCCGAAGTCTACAAGCAAAGAGCTGGGATATAATGCAG AGTCACCAGTGACTCCCACTGGTAAAGCAGGTACCACTGATGCTGAGGAGGCCTCCAGGCTGCTGGCTGAAAGACGACGTCTGGCCAGAGAACAGAGGGAGCAAGAGGAAAAGCATCGGCTGGAAGAGGAAAG ACTCAGAGCGGAGGAGCTCCAGAGGCAGCAGGAGGAGGAGATACGGCGGCAGGAGCGGGCGGCTCGAGAGGCTGAGGAGAAAAGACAAAGGCAGGAGATAGAGCGCTGCCAGAGAGAGCAGGATGAAAGGCAACAAAAGGAGCAACGTTGGAAGGATCTCCAGGATGACCTAGAGAGACAG AGAGAGGAGGCAGTGCAGAGGGTTCACAGGGAGGCTGAACGGAAGAGACAGGAGAGAGAGCTGCTGAAAATTCAGGAGGATGAGGAGAGGCTACAGAGGAAGAAG CGTATTGATGAGATAATGAAACGAACAAGGAAACAAGACGGAGAATCAAAG AAAGAGGAGCCTTCAGCAGACACACCTCATATTTCTGTCTCTCCGTCTCCGTCTCCCTTGGAAACTGGAG GTGGTCCATCAAAGGCAACATCTGAATCTCCAGTCATATGCCTTGAGCCTTTGGAGGCAAAGGGTAATGGGGCAGATGATCTATCTGATGGAGTTCAATCTATGGATGTCAG TCCAGTCTCCAGAGATGAGCTCCTCTCCGTTGCAGAATATTCTCCAGTCAGTGAGATGGCTTTGGGTGATATCCTTGTTTTGGCCGGGCAGGTCTCACATCCCAAAGGCTCTGCTGCTCCATCATTTGGTGACTGCAACAAAAACCTGATCCAGGACTGCAGCAGCGCTGCTATTGACTCATCACTTTTTCAGAGTCTTATACCGACTTCAGACAAGCTCAACATTTAG